A stretch of Choristoneura fumiferana chromosome 29, NRCan_CFum_1, whole genome shotgun sequence DNA encodes these proteins:
- the LOC141444078 gene encoding uncharacterized protein, whose translation MVFTQLVPSRWFGYKAGFRPLPRPPATPTLQPPPAPRLRPPSDPFNVLIVVFDSTSHGGFVRRMPKSYDLLTRELKAVVMNKYNILGDGTTAALFPLLTGKTPLEHKEYRKMLSKEFIDEKILLFHVASTLGYRTAYFENMPWIGTFQTRFNGFERQPAHHYLRAMLMLETEGGRKWWHGVKGRYCIGDTPQYAMMFNLTRQFYDLDGLHFSFTFIGDISHDDFNMITTADDELVDLLRSFQDRGDTMLMVMGDHGTRYNSIRETTFQGKLEELLPFMAIRLPPELVRNRPDALTALVDNANALTTPFDIHTTLLDVMGAGEMKNRFTIKGSDLPRGMSLLEPIPPLRSCGEAGVVAHYCACASWRPLPRFMPQYRRAAHALLHYINNITSAKSTLCRVRKLTSIEWVTQKITSSEHRKAKSEEEYVKLSSDYYQAKIVTSPGNGIFEGVVIYLREENRYLISVNDISRVTEYGNEAWCVWQSAPHLGLFCYCK comes from the exons ATGGTGTTCACCCA ACTCGTTCCGTCTCGCTGGTTCGGTTACAAGGCGGGGTTCCGCCCCCTCCCAAGGCCCCCAGCGACCCCGACTCTCCAACCCCCGCCGGCGCCCAGGCTGCGACCACCGAGCGACCCCTTCAACGTGCTGATCGTCGTTTTCGACTCCACGTCGCATGGCGGCTTCGTCCGAAGAATGCCCAAGTCCTATGACTTGTTAACTAGAGAATTAAAGGCTGTGGTGatgaataa GTACAATATCCTTGGCGATGGTACTACCGCTGCCTTGTTCCCTCTGCTCACCGGTAAAACCCCTCTGGAACACAAGGAATATAGGAAAATGCTGTCCAAGGAATTCATAGACGAAAAGATATTGCTGTTTCACGTAGCTTCTACTTTGGG CTATCGCACGGCTTACTTCGAGAACATGCCGTGGATTGGCACCTTTCAAACCCGTTTCAACGGGTTCGAACGGCAGCCGGCACACCACTATCTCCGCGCGATGCTCATGCTGGAGACAGAAGGTGGCCGCAAATGGTGGCACGGGGTCAAGGGGCGGTACTGCATTGGGGATACTCCGCAGTACGCTATGATGTTTAACCTCACGCGCCAG TTCTACGACCTCGATGGCTTGCATTTTTCGTTCACATTCATCGGAGACATCAGCCACGACGACTTCAACATGATCACCACAGCGGACGACGAGTTGGTAGACCTGCTCAGGAGCTTCCAAGATCGGGGAGACACCATGCTGATGGTCATGGGCGACCACGGCACCAG GTACAATTCAATTCGTGAAACCACCTTCCAGGGAAAGTTGGAAGAACTTCTCCCATTCATGGCGATACGGTTGCCTCCAGAACTGGTTAGAAATAGACCAGATGCTCTGACAGCTTTGGTGGACAACGCCAATGCCCTGACAACTCCCTTCGATATTCACACGACGCTGCTGGATGTCATGGGAGCTGGAGAGATGAAGAACAGGTTCACCATAAAAGGATCTGACCTGCCAAGGGGGATGAGTTTGTTAGAACCC ATACCGCCGCTACGGTCGTGCGGCGAGGCGGGCGTGGTGGCGCACTACTGCGCGTGCGCGTCGTGGCGGCCGCTGCCGCGCTTCATGCCGCAGTACAGACGCGCGGCGCACGCGCTGCTCCACTACATCAACAACATCACTAGCGCCAAGAG TACACTTTGCCGCGTCCGCAAGCTGACTAGCATCGAATGGGTGACGCAGAAAATAACCAGCTCAGAACATCGCAAAGCAAAGTCGGAAGAAGAGTATGTCAAATTATCCAGCGACTATTACCAGGCTAAG ATTGTAACGAGTCCAGGGAACGGGATCTTCGAGGGTGTCGTCATATATCTGAGGGAAGAAAATCGCTATCTGATATCTGTAAATGACATTTCTAGGGTAACTGA GTATGGCAACGAGGCTTGGTGTGTTTGGCAATCTGCTCCTCACTTAGGgcttttttgttattgtaagtAA